The following coding sequences are from one Enterococcus sp. 4G2_DIV0659 window:
- a CDS encoding SGNH/GDSL hydrolase family protein: MKKLVLFGDSITAGYGEEAITPILQQLITEGLEAQNLEEITIINAGMPGDTTVDAMKRLDKEVLREKPDLVTIFFGANDTNRDNLVSLETFAENIETMIVKIGKEKVILLTPPYVDCARKPNREDGRIREYAERVKAIAERYEIPVIDLYKAMVVYPGTDEFLQADGLHFSKTGYDLLAALIVREIKGRLMTKDNS, translated from the coding sequence ATGAAAAAATTAGTTTTATTTGGTGATAGTATCACTGCTGGATATGGAGAAGAAGCAATCACTCCGATTTTACAACAGTTAATTACGGAGGGATTAGAAGCACAAAATCTAGAAGAAATCACGATTATCAACGCTGGGATGCCGGGCGATACTACCGTTGATGCGATGAAGCGTTTAGATAAAGAAGTCTTGAGAGAGAAGCCTGATCTTGTGACGATTTTCTTTGGAGCGAATGACACAAATAGGGATAATTTAGTTTCTCTAGAAACATTTGCAGAAAATATTGAAACAATGATTGTAAAAATCGGCAAGGAAAAAGTTATTTTATTGACACCGCCTTATGTGGATTGTGCTAGAAAACCAAATCGTGAGGATGGACGGATTCGTGAGTACGCAGAGCGAGTAAAAGCGATTGCTGAACGATATGAGATTCCAGTCATCGATCTTTATAAAGCGATGGTGGTTTATCCTGGCACCGATGAGTTTTTACAAGCAGATGGTCTGCATTTTTCTAAAACAGGCTACGACTTACTTGCAGCCTTGATTGTTCGTGAAATAAAAGGTAGACTGATGACAAAAGACAATAGTTAG
- a CDS encoding class I SAM-dependent methyltransferase, whose product MTNHYYTENPDLAHDLEQWSFELRGKKFQFLTDSGVFSRNTVDFGSRVLIDAFDFEELPEGKLLDVGCGYGPIGLTLASISGREVEMIDVNQRAVALAQENAKKNQVKNVDIHTSNIYADIHETHYAAIISNPPIRAGKKVVHEILSEAHPLLVTGGTLTVVIQKKQGAPSAEKKMEEVFGNVEVVTKDKGYYILKSVKEA is encoded by the coding sequence ATGACGAATCATTATTATACAGAAAATCCAGATCTTGCCCATGATTTAGAGCAGTGGTCATTTGAATTAAGAGGAAAGAAATTCCAATTTTTAACTGATAGCGGGGTCTTTTCCCGTAATACAGTGGATTTTGGCTCACGAGTGTTGATCGATGCGTTTGACTTTGAAGAATTACCAGAAGGAAAATTGCTGGATGTCGGTTGTGGCTATGGTCCAATCGGTTTAACATTAGCGTCAATCAGTGGTAGAGAAGTAGAGATGATTGATGTTAATCAACGAGCAGTGGCTTTAGCACAGGAAAATGCTAAGAAAAATCAAGTGAAAAACGTAGACATTCACACGTCCAATATTTATGCAGATATCCATGAAACGCACTATGCTGCAATCATCAGTAATCCGCCAATTCGTGCAGGGAAAAAAGTGGTTCATGAAATTTTAAGTGAAGCCCATCCTTTGCTTGTTACTGGTGGTACATTAACGGTCGTTATCCAAAAGAAACAAGGCGCACCTAGCGCAGAGAAAAAAATGGAAGAAGTCTTCGGCAATGTCGAAGTCGTAACCAAAGATAAAGGCTATTATATTTTAAAAAGCGTGAAAGAAGCTTAA
- a CDS encoding LacI family DNA-binding transcriptional regulator: MVTIKDVAKHAGVSVASVSRYINKNGYVRTETGKKIAEAIKELDYVPNEVARSLFQKKSKIIGVLLPDIANPYFPLLAKGIEETLIKNGYMMLLANTSDSQEQLNQYITTFIQNNVSGIITALPIKPLPDISVVGIDRVYEGEISKVLPDDYLGGKLIGEAILKTTFEHILIITGSLSFTSAKKRLKGLTDVLDMEKTAYDIYETSSFNVNEVDKISDRFFEQYASVDTVIASNDYLALKIMQKAQQRGMRIPEDLQIIGYDGIPFADMTYPKLTTIQQPVYEIGETAAEIMMQLVAQEKIDKEEKILPVRLQKGESLR; encoded by the coding sequence ATGGTCACGATTAAAGACGTAGCGAAGCACGCTGGGGTATCTGTCGCTAGTGTATCCAGATATATTAATAAAAACGGGTATGTACGAACTGAAACAGGGAAAAAAATTGCAGAAGCAATCAAAGAATTGGACTATGTACCTAACGAAGTGGCACGATCTTTATTTCAAAAAAAATCGAAAATCATCGGCGTGTTATTGCCGGATATTGCCAATCCGTATTTTCCTTTACTAGCAAAAGGAATCGAAGAAACGTTGATCAAAAATGGGTATATGATGCTTTTGGCGAACACATCCGATTCACAAGAGCAGCTAAACCAGTATATTACCACGTTTATTCAAAATAATGTCAGTGGAATTATCACTGCCTTACCGATCAAACCTCTTCCAGATATTTCTGTTGTTGGAATCGATCGAGTATATGAAGGGGAAATCAGCAAAGTGTTGCCAGATGATTATTTAGGTGGAAAATTGATTGGTGAAGCAATTTTAAAGACGACATTTGAACATATCTTGATTATTACAGGAAGTCTTTCTTTTACTAGTGCGAAAAAGCGTTTAAAAGGATTGACCGATGTACTAGACATGGAAAAAACGGCCTATGATATTTATGAAACCTCTTCTTTTAATGTGAATGAAGTGGATAAAATTTCTGACCGATTTTTTGAACAGTATGCTTCTGTCGATACAGTCATTGCTTCAAATGATTATTTAGCATTAAAAATTATGCAAAAAGCACAACAACGAGGGATGCGGATTCCAGAGGATTTACAGATTATTGGGTATGACGGTATTCCGTTTGCGGATATGACTTATCCTAAGTTAACGACGATTCAACAACCTGTTTACGAAATTGGTGAGACCGCAGCAGAGATCATGATGCAGTTAGTAGCCCAAGAAAAAATAGACAAAGAAGAGAAAATATTGCCCGTTAGACTGCAAAAAGGAGAAAGTTTACGCTGA
- the rbsK gene encoding ribokinase, translating to MKKAAVIGSISTDFVVTTEVIPNQGETVVGQSFQTFFGGKGANQAVALSRAGVDVFMLGAVGSDSFGKELIRNLSENAIHTEMIQTIEESESGSAHIQIKDGDNRIVIIPGANDLISIEMVKQYQEELQKMDIIVLQNEIPLETIEYLIDWCFEHKIKTIYNPAPAKEIAGKYIDKVTYITPNEHETALLFKGEARENVLKRYPNKLIVTLGEQGAVFHDGEKEVVVPAHRVTNVVDTTGAGDTFNGYFAKGILDGKSLAESLALGNAASALAIQAKGAQDGIPVYEKVVGAL from the coding sequence ATGAAAAAAGCAGCAGTGATAGGCAGTATATCTACGGACTTTGTAGTCACAACAGAAGTAATCCCAAATCAAGGGGAAACGGTTGTTGGTCAAAGTTTTCAAACCTTCTTTGGTGGAAAAGGAGCCAATCAAGCAGTTGCTCTTAGCCGAGCAGGGGTAGATGTATTTATGTTAGGGGCTGTCGGAAGCGATTCTTTTGGAAAGGAATTGATCAGAAATTTAAGTGAAAATGCTATTCATACAGAAATGATCCAGACCATTGAAGAAAGTGAAAGTGGTTCTGCCCATATTCAGATAAAAGATGGCGACAATCGGATTGTCATTATTCCAGGAGCGAATGACCTGATTTCTATTGAAATGGTTAAACAGTATCAAGAAGAGCTACAAAAAATGGACATCATTGTATTGCAAAATGAAATCCCGTTAGAAACTATTGAATATTTGATTGATTGGTGCTTTGAGCACAAGATCAAAACTATTTATAATCCAGCACCAGCGAAAGAAATTGCTGGAAAATATATTGATAAAGTGACCTACATCACACCAAATGAGCATGAAACAGCGTTATTGTTTAAAGGTGAAGCAAGAGAAAACGTCCTTAAAAGATACCCAAACAAATTAATTGTCACGCTAGGAGAACAAGGAGCTGTCTTTCATGATGGGGAAAAAGAAGTCGTTGTGCCAGCACATCGCGTTACGAATGTAGTAGATACGACAGGTGCAGGAGATACGTTTAACGGCTATTTTGCGAAAGGGATTTTAGACGGAAAATCATTAGCTGAAAGTTTAGCACTAGGTAACGCGGCTTCTGCTTTGGCTATTCAAGCAAAGGGAGCGCAAGATGGGATTCCGGTGTATGAAAAGGTGGTTGGGGCATTATGA
- the rbsD gene encoding D-ribose pyranase, whose product MKKSGLLNSEIAKMVDDLRHTDRFIIGDCGLPVPENVKEIDISLKQGTPSFYSVLETILAEVAVEKVVLADEIKENNPALYEQVTPLFSTIEYVSHEEFKQLSQGVKAIIRTGEVTPYANIILQSAVIF is encoded by the coding sequence ATGAAAAAAAGTGGCTTATTGAACTCAGAAATCGCCAAAATGGTTGATGATTTACGTCATACAGATCGTTTCATTATTGGCGATTGCGGTCTGCCAGTTCCAGAAAATGTGAAGGAAATTGATATTTCTTTAAAGCAAGGCACTCCGTCATTTTATTCGGTGTTGGAAACCATTTTAGCAGAAGTTGCGGTTGAAAAAGTGGTCTTAGCCGATGAAATCAAAGAAAATAATCCCGCTCTTTATGAACAAGTAACGCCCTTATTTTCGACAATCGAGTATGTTTCACATGAAGAATTCAAGCAGTTGAGCCAAGGCGTAAAAGCAATTATCCGCACAGGTGAAGTGACGCCGTATGCAAATATTATTTTACAGTCAGCAGTGATTTTTTAG
- a CDS encoding sugar ABC transporter ATP-binding protein: protein MEVKMSGINKCFGTNKVLEGVDFELKSGEIHALMGENGAGKSTLMNILTGLHKQDAGKIFIDGKERYFKNPKEAEEFGLTFIHQEMNTFSNMTVLENMYLNREIKTSFGLLDNKKMAEQAKAIFDELHISLDLSEQVDRLSVGQQQMLEIAKSLMLNGQVLIMDEPTAALSEMEIANLFKIIRGLKEKGVAIVYISHRMEEIFSLCDRITVMRDGISVSCYQIAQVDVNQIVHDMVGRDIGDFYPEKTNKIGSVKFEVNHLTSKNLFEDVSFSVREGEILGFSGLMGSGRTEIMRAVFGIDSHDSGDILLQGEKLKINKPSDAIKHGIGFLTEDRKEEGLILDFSLEDNIVLPSVDEFAKHGLLEKKTMDEFVNLLLKRLTVKAESKEVPASSLSGGNQQKVVLAKWIGIGPQVLILDEPTRGVDVGAKREIYLLMNELAERGVAIIMISSDLPEVMSVSDRVIVVREGKIAGEVRKEEATQEKIMNLATGGN from the coding sequence ATGGAAGTAAAAATGTCAGGGATCAATAAATGTTTTGGCACAAATAAGGTATTGGAAGGCGTTGATTTTGAACTGAAATCAGGCGAAATCCATGCTTTAATGGGAGAAAACGGTGCTGGAAAATCGACATTGATGAATATTTTAACGGGGCTGCATAAACAAGACGCTGGAAAAATATTTATTGATGGAAAGGAAAGATACTTTAAAAACCCAAAAGAAGCCGAAGAGTTTGGGCTAACGTTTATTCACCAAGAAATGAATACGTTTTCTAACATGACAGTTTTGGAAAATATGTATTTAAATCGAGAAATCAAAACAAGTTTTGGTCTACTCGACAACAAAAAAATGGCTGAACAAGCGAAAGCGATTTTCGATGAACTGCATATTTCATTGGATTTATCTGAGCAGGTGGATCGCTTATCTGTCGGTCAGCAGCAAATGCTTGAGATTGCTAAATCATTGATGCTAAATGGTCAAGTCTTGATTATGGATGAGCCGACTGCTGCACTTTCTGAGATGGAAATTGCGAACTTGTTTAAGATTATTCGTGGGTTAAAAGAAAAAGGTGTCGCGATTGTTTATATCTCTCATAGAATGGAAGAAATTTTCTCTCTATGTGATCGAATTACAGTGATGCGTGATGGGATTTCTGTTAGTTGTTACCAAATTGCTCAAGTCGATGTGAATCAGATTGTGCATGATATGGTGGGAAGAGATATCGGTGATTTTTATCCAGAGAAAACAAATAAGATTGGTTCAGTCAAATTTGAAGTGAACCATCTGACATCAAAAAATCTGTTTGAAGATGTGTCTTTTTCAGTTAGAGAAGGGGAAATTTTAGGTTTTTCAGGATTGATGGGTTCTGGACGAACGGAAATTATGCGGGCTGTTTTTGGTATCGATTCACATGATTCTGGTGACATTCTTTTGCAAGGGGAAAAATTAAAAATAAATAAACCATCTGACGCAATCAAGCACGGAATTGGTTTTTTAACAGAAGATCGGAAAGAAGAAGGGCTGATTCTTGATTTCAGTTTAGAAGATAATATTGTGTTGCCTTCAGTGGATGAATTTGCCAAACATGGGTTGTTGGAAAAGAAAACGATGGATGAATTTGTGAACTTACTTTTAAAACGTTTAACGGTCAAAGCAGAAAGCAAAGAAGTTCCTGCAAGTAGTTTATCAGGAGGAAATCAGCAAAAAGTCGTTTTAGCCAAATGGATCGGGATTGGTCCACAAGTCTTGATTTTAGATGAGCCAACTAGAGGTGTTGACGTAGGGGCGAAACGAGAAATTTATCTGTTGATGAATGAATTAGCAGAACGAGGTGTGGCGATCATTATGATTTCAAGTGATTTGCCAGAAGTTATGAGTGTGAGCGATCGTGTGATTGTAGTTAGAGAAGGAAAAATTGCTGGTGAAGTAAGAAAAGAAGAGGCGACACAAGAAAAAATTATGAACCTAGCTACAGGAGGAAATTAA
- a CDS encoding ABC transporter permease: protein MEKTKQKKIALGSLGPLLALVVLVIVVTVLNPSFIATNNLLNLLRQVSINALIAFGMSFVILTGGIDLSVGSTLALSGALTAGLIASGVSPVLAMLFGVVLGAFLGMINGLLITKGKMAPFIATLATMTIYRGATLVYTDGNPITGIGKSFIFQFMGKGYLFGIPFPIIVMLLFFVFLYTLLHKTAFGKKTYAVGGNLKAAEIAGVKTDKIQIIIYTISGLMASISGIILTSRLNSAQPTAGQAYEMDAIAAVVLGGTSLSGGKGRLFGTLIGALIIGTINNGLNLLGVSSFYQQIVKGLVIIIAVLLDRKQNK from the coding sequence ATGGAAAAGACAAAACAGAAAAAAATTGCTCTTGGGTCATTAGGACCGTTACTTGCATTAGTCGTATTAGTGATTGTCGTAACGGTGTTAAATCCTAGTTTTATTGCGACGAATAATTTGCTGAATTTACTACGTCAAGTATCCATCAATGCGTTGATTGCTTTTGGAATGAGTTTTGTTATTCTCACTGGCGGTATTGATCTTTCGGTCGGTTCTACATTAGCGTTATCAGGTGCGTTGACGGCAGGATTGATTGCCAGCGGAGTATCACCGGTTCTTGCAATGCTTTTCGGTGTGGTTTTGGGTGCATTTCTTGGCATGATAAATGGTTTGTTGATTACCAAAGGGAAAATGGCACCGTTTATCGCAACGCTTGCCACTATGACGATTTATCGTGGGGCGACGTTGGTTTATACAGATGGGAACCCAATTACTGGAATCGGCAAAAGTTTTATTTTTCAATTTATGGGTAAGGGTTATTTATTTGGTATTCCATTTCCAATTATTGTTATGTTGCTATTTTTCGTATTCCTTTATACCTTGCTTCATAAAACAGCTTTCGGTAAAAAAACATACGCTGTAGGAGGGAATCTTAAAGCGGCTGAAATTGCTGGGGTCAAAACAGACAAAATTCAAATCATCATCTACACGATCTCAGGATTGATGGCTTCCATCTCAGGAATTATTCTAACTTCAAGACTAAATTCAGCGCAACCAACGGCAGGACAAGCCTATGAAATGGATGCTATTGCAGCGGTTGTGTTAGGCGGAACGAGTTTATCTGGAGGAAAAGGACGATTGTTTGGGACCTTGATTGGGGCGCTGATTATAGGCACGATTAACAATGGCTTGAATTTATTAGGCGTATCTAGTTTTTATCAACAAATCGTTAAAGGCTTAGTTATTATCATTGCGGTATTGTTAGACCGCAAACAAAATAAATAA
- a CDS encoding D-ribose ABC transporter substrate-binding protein, with protein sequence MKKLVLSMVAAGLLLSGCGAATLGENDTQTDKKTEEKKAADLKVGVSISTLNNPFFVSVKDGIQTLADENKTKTIISDAQNDASKQSNDIDDLIQQKVDVILVNPVDSSAIQPAVEAANEANIPVIALDRSSDGGEILTLVASDNVKGGEMAANFIKEKVGKDAKVAQLEGTPGASATRERGKGFESIAKKDLKVVQSQSADFDRAKGLTVMENILQSSSDIKAVFAQNDEMALGAVEALKSAGKKDVLVVGFDGNEDGLKAVKAGTLAATVAQQPVEMGKLALQAAYDHFEGKKVESKIDSPLELVEAK encoded by the coding sequence ATGAAAAAACTAGTATTATCAATGGTGGCGGCAGGGTTACTTTTATCAGGATGTGGCGCAGCAACATTAGGAGAAAATGATACGCAAACAGACAAAAAAACAGAAGAGAAAAAAGCAGCAGATTTAAAAGTAGGGGTAAGTATTTCTACCTTAAATAATCCATTCTTTGTTTCTGTAAAAGATGGGATTCAAACCTTAGCAGATGAAAATAAAACAAAAACGATCATATCCGATGCACAAAATGATGCCTCAAAACAAAGCAATGATATTGATGATCTGATTCAACAAAAAGTAGATGTTATCTTAGTCAATCCAGTTGATTCTTCAGCAATCCAACCTGCTGTTGAAGCAGCCAATGAAGCGAATATCCCTGTCATTGCGTTAGATAGAAGTTCTGATGGTGGGGAAATCTTAACACTAGTTGCTTCTGATAATGTAAAAGGTGGGGAAATGGCAGCTAATTTTATCAAAGAAAAAGTAGGGAAAGACGCAAAAGTGGCACAATTAGAAGGAACACCAGGTGCTTCAGCGACAAGAGAGCGTGGAAAAGGCTTCGAATCAATTGCTAAAAAAGACTTGAAAGTCGTTCAAAGCCAATCTGCTGACTTTGACCGTGCTAAAGGATTAACGGTTATGGAAAATATCTTGCAATCAAGTTCAGATATAAAAGCGGTTTTTGCTCAAAATGATGAAATGGCTCTAGGAGCAGTAGAAGCTTTAAAATCAGCAGGTAAAAAAGATGTTTTAGTGGTTGGGTTTGATGGAAATGAAGATGGCTTGAAAGCTGTAAAAGCAGGAACCTTAGCTGCAACAGTGGCTCAACAACCTGTGGAAATGGGTAAACTTGCTTTACAAGCAGCCTATGATCATTTTGAAGGGAAGAAAGTGGAGAGTAAAATTGATTCGCCGTTGGAATTAGTGGAAGCAAAATAG